A genome region from Methanococcoides burtonii DSM 6242 includes the following:
- a CDS encoding ArsR/SmtB family transcription factor produces the protein MIIPEPIENEVKLLGGIEGIALRIANEDKLAEQSAIHHALSSTIRLKILSLILVQPLCVCLIKDIMKMSDSKLSYHLSTLVDSGLVKREKKGNWIIYHPTEKAEKYKVEV, from the coding sequence ATGATAATCCCAGAACCGATCGAGAACGAAGTAAAGTTGCTCGGGGGCATAGAAGGTATCGCCCTTAGAATAGCGAACGAGGATAAACTTGCAGAACAAAGCGCTATCCATCATGCACTATCTTCGACCATACGATTGAAAATACTTAGTCTTATTCTTGTGCAACCTCTTTGTGTCTGTCTCATCAAAGATATAATGAAGATGTCAGATTCCAAATTGTCATACCACCTTTCGACCCTTGTTGACAGCGGACTTGTTAAAAGGGAAAAGAAAGGGAACTGGATAATCTACCACCCAACCGAAAAAGCGGAAAAGTATAAAGTGGAAGTATAA
- a CDS encoding CTP--2,3-di-O-geranylgeranyl-sn-glycero-1-phosphate cytidyltransferase produces the protein MQSNAQRSIFLKEFVRKSIHFISLSIVFIYYYMGKEFTLNFLTLVLCCILLIDYFRVEKNLKIPVVWKLYRAKEKDKLSGTTYFMIGSIIAISIFSKEVASAAILMTTFGDSAAALIGIRYGKRWIKNLPNRAWEGVISEFIVNLIIGYLFLSNWIVALTMALAATIIETLIYKLDDNLIIPLFSGLIGHLVLIAYTLL, from the coding sequence ATGCAATCAAATGCCCAAAGATCTATTTTTTTAAAAGAATTTGTCAGAAAAAGTATACATTTTATATCATTATCTATCGTTTTTATCTATTATTATATGGGAAAAGAGTTCACACTTAATTTTTTGACATTGGTCCTTTGCTGCATCTTACTGATAGATTATTTCCGAGTAGAAAAAAATCTAAAAATTCCAGTTGTTTGGAAACTTTATAGGGCAAAGGAAAAAGACAAACTGAGTGGAACTACATATTTTATGATCGGGAGTATAATAGCCATAAGCATCTTCTCAAAAGAAGTTGCATCTGCAGCGATACTAATGACAACTTTTGGGGATAGTGCAGCAGCGTTGATAGGAATAAGATACGGAAAAAGGTGGATCAAAAATCTTCCGAATAGGGCGTGGGAAGGTGTTATTTCGGAATTTATTGTGAACCTGATCATTGGTTATTTATTCCTTTCAAATTGGATAGTAGCTTTAACAATGGCTTTAGCAGCCACAATAATTGAAACTTTGATATACAAGTTAGATGACAATTTGATCATACCACTATTTTCAGGTCTTATTGGCCACCTTGTTTTAATAGCATATACTTTATTATGA
- a CDS encoding sensor histidine kinase, translating into MDKIYETVFNSVNDGILIITLDGRFLEVNQITCDDLGYQRHELLQMTVMDITPPEFREMARENVIGKMKQGGGIVETISICKDGSLVPIELNIHPIEYNGAPAILAVARNITERKKAEEAMLSAKLAAEDANKSKSEFLANMSHELRTPLNSIIGFSDVISNESHGSLNELQKKFISNVISNGKHLLNIINDILSASQIETGKMELHISEFHVSESINEIEVLMIPIASEKNIELKFNIDIGMPNIRADATKFEQIIYNLVNNAIKFTNEGEKVEIRGEISDDFVHISVKDSGIGISPDDQNKLFTPFFQVDSSNTREYGGTGLGLAIVKKYVEMHGGKVWVESEVGKGSTFGFRMPTYPESTSSKIHCKG; encoded by the coding sequence TTGGATAAAATTTATGAAACTGTATTTAATTCTGTAAACGATGGAATTCTTATCATTACACTTGATGGACGTTTTTTGGAAGTGAACCAGATCACTTGTGATGATCTGGGATATCAAAGGCATGAATTATTACAAATGACAGTTATGGACATAACTCCTCCTGAATTTAGAGAAATGGCACGCGAAAATGTTATTGGAAAAATGAAGCAGGGAGGGGGAATTGTTGAAACGATAAGCATATGTAAAGACGGTTCATTGGTGCCAATTGAACTTAATATTCATCCAATCGAATATAATGGAGCTCCTGCAATTCTAGCCGTTGCCAGAAATATAACCGAACGCAAGAAAGCAGAAGAAGCAATGCTCAGTGCTAAACTTGCTGCCGAAGATGCTAACAAATCCAAATCTGAATTCCTTGCAAACATGAGCCATGAGTTACGCACCCCACTTAATTCCATCATTGGTTTTTCGGATGTAATTAGCAATGAAAGTCACGGTTCTTTGAATGAATTACAGAAGAAATTCATATCCAATGTCATCAGCAATGGCAAGCATCTTTTGAACATCATCAACGACATCCTATCTGCATCACAGATCGAAACTGGTAAAATGGAACTTCACATCAGTGAATTTCATGTCTCTGAATCTATTAATGAAATAGAAGTATTGATGATACCTATTGCATCAGAAAAAAATATTGAACTGAAATTTAACATCGATATTGGAATGCCCAATATAAGAGCGGACGCTACAAAATTCGAACAGATAATTTATAATCTAGTGAACAATGCCATCAAGTTCACCAATGAAGGCGAAAAAGTGGAGATCCGAGGTGAGATCTCAGATGACTTTGTCCATATTTCAGTAAAGGACAGTGGCATTGGCATTTCACCCGATGATCAGAACAAACTATTCACCCCATTCTTCCAGGTTGATTCTTCAAATACCCGAGAGTACGGAGGCACTGGCCTTGGCCTTGCAATTGTCAAGAAATATGTAGAAATGCATGGCGGTAAAGTTTGGGTTGAAAGTGAAGTTGGAAAAGGAAGTACATTTGGATTTAGAATGCCAACTTATCCTGAAAGCACATCCTCTAAAATACATTGCAAAGGATGA
- a CDS encoding PHP domain-containing protein produces the protein MRFDLHVHSWFSKDSNSDPASILEYAKMNGLDGVAICDHDTREGGLVCSRLAKDTNSDIIVIPGVEVTSSKGHILVLDPKGDIESGMTPEETIERARELGGVVIIPHPFKVTSHGIGYVDGLDADAVEVLNSRCVTGVANNKARKVAGELGLPQVGGSDSHEARMVGCSYTKIDATDRTLESVLEAIRDGKVRPGGKRTPVSYVLKQVVVGRIKKAKKAFGKA, from the coding sequence ATGCGTTTTGATCTTCACGTACATTCCTGGTTTTCAAAGGACAGTAATTCCGATCCTGCTTCGATTCTTGAATATGCGAAAATGAACGGTCTTGATGGTGTGGCAATTTGTGACCATGATACTCGTGAGGGAGGTCTTGTTTGTTCTCGTCTGGCAAAGGATACCAATTCGGATATTATTGTGATCCCTGGAGTTGAGGTAACTTCTTCGAAGGGTCATATTCTGGTGCTTGATCCTAAAGGGGATATTGAATCAGGTATGACTCCTGAGGAAACTATCGAACGTGCAAGGGAACTTGGTGGTGTTGTAATAATCCCGCATCCCTTTAAGGTAACCTCACATGGCATTGGTTATGTTGATGGATTGGATGCAGATGCAGTGGAAGTACTAAATTCCAGGTGTGTTACCGGAGTTGCTAATAATAAGGCAAGGAAGGTTGCAGGGGAGCTGGGGCTTCCCCAAGTTGGGGGAAGTGATTCACATGAAGCCAGGATGGTTGGATGTTCCTATACTAAGATCGATGCTACGGATAGGACGCTTGAGTCAGTACTTGAGGCAATACGTGATGGTAAAGTAAGGCCAGGTGGTAAGAGAACTCCGGTTTCATATGTTTTGAAACAGGTGGTCGTTGGGAGGATCAAAAAAGCTAAAAAGGCTTTTGGTAAAGCCTGA
- the hflX gene encoding GTPase HflX, with product MKKVILVQRNEPGTDHGTNERKFVELKELARAAHYNVVGVLTQTRYPDRKYQVGRGKVDELAELVEALDAEKVIFNHQLSTTQIYNISETCKCEVIDRFNLILEIFASRATTRRAKLQVELAKLQYELPKARAIVSLLKKDERPGFMGLGGYEDSYEQDVKKRIVRIRNEIHNSCKGGESLRSFRHERGFSLVALAGYTNAGKSTLFQSLVKEGVEVEDMLFTTLSPTTRSLSIKQRRVLLTDTVGFIEDLPHWMVDAFRSTLDEIFLADVILLVVDMSDPLDVIRQKLVVSHDIFWKRTEGAEIVAVLNKADMVDPDDLERKVDAISYLAPHLVLVSASSGDGFEVLLDTIYENLPHWSRSSISLDMSEDSLSIVSWLYDEGIVHSIDYGEYIVLEVEAREEILRKVRKYSI from the coding sequence ATGAAAAAAGTAATCCTTGTACAGAGAAATGAGCCTGGTACTGATCATGGTACAAATGAGAGAAAGTTTGTCGAGCTTAAGGAACTGGCAAGAGCTGCGCATTACAATGTAGTGGGTGTGCTGACACAGACACGTTATCCTGATCGCAAGTATCAGGTGGGTAGGGGGAAGGTCGATGAACTGGCGGAGCTTGTAGAGGCATTGGATGCTGAAAAAGTGATTTTCAATCACCAATTGTCAACTACACAGATCTATAATATCTCTGAGACCTGCAAATGTGAGGTAATTGACAGGTTCAATCTGATCCTTGAGATATTCGCATCAAGGGCTACTACAAGGCGTGCAAAATTACAGGTGGAACTTGCAAAGTTGCAGTATGAGTTGCCAAAAGCAAGGGCTATAGTTTCTTTGCTTAAGAAGGACGAACGTCCTGGGTTCATGGGTCTGGGTGGCTATGAGGATTCCTATGAGCAGGATGTTAAGAAAAGAATAGTCCGGATAAGGAACGAAATTCATAATTCTTGTAAGGGAGGTGAGTCTCTTCGCTCTTTCAGACATGAAAGGGGTTTTTCCCTCGTTGCTCTGGCAGGTTATACGAATGCAGGTAAAAGCACTCTGTTCCAATCGCTTGTGAAAGAAGGGGTGGAAGTTGAAGACATGTTATTCACTACCTTGTCCCCGACTACACGCTCCCTTTCAATAAAGCAAAGACGTGTGCTTCTTACAGATACGGTTGGCTTTATTGAGGACCTTCCTCATTGGATGGTCGATGCATTTCGTTCTACACTTGATGAGATATTTCTCGCGGATGTTATTCTCCTTGTAGTGGATATGAGTGATCCCTTGGATGTGATAAGGCAAAAACTTGTAGTAAGTCATGACATTTTCTGGAAGCGCACCGAAGGGGCAGAAATAGTTGCTGTTTTGAACAAGGCCGATATGGTCGATCCAGATGACCTCGAAAGGAAAGTTGATGCGATAAGTTATCTTGCCCCTCATCTTGTACTGGTTTCTGCAAGTTCTGGTGATGGGTTTGAAGTGCTTTTGGATACGATATATGAGAATTTACCTCATTGGTCTCGTTCCAGTATATCTTTGGATATGTCTGAAGATAGTCTCTCTATTGTATCATGGTTGTATGATGAAGGTATAGTTCATAGTATTGATTACGGTGAATATATCGTTCTGGAGGTCGAAGCTCGGGAAGAGATATTAAGAAAAGTTCGTAAATATAGTATATGA
- a CDS encoding lysylphosphatidylglycerol synthase transmembrane domain-containing protein — protein MISLFISVISIIAVMFYTLDPQTLVSIRNIRTEFLLLALCLHLLSYLLWGLRTRAMCKFLGFDVSITRAFEIVTSSTFLASVTPSSIGGEPLRVHLLGQENVPVGSATAVVLGERLLDGILILVSAPVALHLFRGVISTSALSTVVVMGELLLFLTFLTIIYAVWHPHYTKKTLNYIIHRTAVVTGTAESGRLEDLTRKLDMIIDDFHNSMAFFVTKGRKGLFFGSVYTILFWIVEFAMIPVILIGLNQPPAIVMSFAAQVLLMILLVIPITPGSSGVAELGATSLFSLFVPVYLIGIVVVAWRAFTLYLNLIVGGFVSFKILKDTEYLKELIK, from the coding sequence ATGATTTCTCTTTTTATTAGCGTCATCTCCATTATTGCTGTCATGTTCTACACTTTGGATCCCCAAACATTGGTAAGTATTCGAAATATTCGAACGGAATTTCTTTTACTTGCATTATGTCTGCATCTTTTGTCCTATCTACTTTGGGGGTTGCGTACAAGGGCGATGTGCAAGTTCCTTGGGTTTGATGTTTCTATTACAAGAGCCTTTGAGATCGTGACCTCAAGTACTTTCCTTGCGTCGGTCACACCATCTTCAATTGGTGGTGAGCCATTGAGGGTACATCTGCTTGGTCAGGAGAATGTCCCTGTGGGATCTGCAACAGCTGTAGTTCTTGGGGAAAGATTGCTTGATGGCATATTGATACTGGTGTCTGCTCCGGTAGCACTTCATCTATTTCGTGGTGTGATATCAACTTCTGCGCTGAGCACGGTGGTAGTGATGGGTGAATTACTATTGTTCCTAACCTTCCTGACCATTATATATGCAGTATGGCATCCTCATTACACGAAAAAAACATTGAATTATATCATCCATCGTACTGCTGTGGTTACAGGGACGGCTGAAAGTGGCCGTCTCGAAGATCTCACACGCAAATTGGATATGATCATTGATGATTTTCATAATAGTATGGCCTTCTTTGTTACAAAAGGCCGTAAAGGGCTGTTCTTTGGAAGTGTCTATACCATTCTTTTCTGGATCGTTGAGTTTGCAATGATACCAGTTATACTTATAGGGTTGAATCAGCCGCCTGCCATTGTTATGTCTTTTGCTGCACAGGTGCTTCTCATGATCTTACTTGTGATACCTATAACTCCAGGTTCAAGCGGGGTAGCTGAACTTGGTGCAACATCGCTATTCTCTTTATTCGTACCTGTTTATCTGATAGGCATTGTTGTTGTGGCGTGGCGTGCTTTTACTCTTTACCTGAACTTGATCGTGGGTGGTTTTGTTAGTTTTAAGATACTCAAGGATACGGAATACCTGAAAGAGCTCATAAAATAA
- a CDS encoding UDP-N-acetylglucosamine--N-acetylmuramyl-(pentapeptide) pyrophosphoryl-undecaprenol N-acetylglucosamine transferase, with translation MKIMIFVCGEGLGHTSRCISLAQQMKTAGHEVLMGAYGYSKDLIKKKGLKTAEIIPEIQLVGDSGSLDLKSSVIATIKSGQFMGIGKIHRTLKEFKPDLVISDSYYTGIFFAWLRKKPVYLMVNQSNMEEFFMGKGILMGCLGNVTKRFYTRVFRKVDGIIIPDFPMPNTICKYNLDFEERVLNSVFYSGPLVGKKYKEVREAELTRPHVLSTIGGFGYREPLFHKVIETARLDRNINYTLLSGPSIKPDKYTDLPENVTIMEFIDEQFPYLKASDIVIAPGGHSMMMEALSFGVPILSFPDMGHIEQENNATSLEEEGCGKRLEYSISPEKLLEHIHQLIEDDAYKDKTQYLRSLSHALNGPETITEMLGSKHMNQNSQKNI, from the coding sequence ATGAAGATAATGATATTTGTCTGCGGAGAAGGACTTGGACATACCAGCCGATGTATATCGCTCGCACAGCAAATGAAAACTGCCGGTCATGAAGTGCTCATGGGAGCATATGGATATTCAAAGGACCTTATTAAGAAAAAAGGACTCAAAACAGCAGAGATTATCCCTGAGATCCAACTGGTCGGAGACTCGGGAAGTCTCGATCTTAAAAGCTCGGTGATAGCGACCATCAAAAGCGGACAATTTATGGGAATAGGAAAAATACATCGAACACTGAAAGAGTTCAAACCGGACCTTGTGATTTCTGACAGTTACTACACAGGCATCTTTTTCGCATGGCTGAGAAAAAAACCGGTCTACCTGATGGTCAACCAATCCAATATGGAAGAGTTCTTCATGGGAAAGGGCATCTTAATGGGATGTCTTGGAAATGTAACAAAGAGATTTTACACCAGGGTATTCAGGAAAGTAGATGGAATTATCATACCTGACTTTCCAATGCCGAATACCATCTGCAAGTATAATCTTGATTTTGAAGAAAGAGTTCTCAATTCTGTATTCTATAGTGGCCCTCTTGTGGGAAAGAAATACAAAGAAGTACGTGAAGCAGAGCTTACGCGACCACACGTACTGTCGACAATCGGAGGATTCGGATATAGAGAGCCATTGTTCCACAAGGTCATCGAAACCGCCAGACTGGACAGAAATATCAATTACACACTTCTATCCGGACCAAGCATCAAACCCGATAAATATACAGATCTGCCGGAAAACGTAACGATAATGGAATTCATCGATGAACAGTTCCCATATCTGAAAGCTTCCGACATTGTTATCGCACCGGGGGGACATAGTATGATGATGGAAGCGTTATCTTTTGGTGTGCCCATTTTATCATTTCCTGATATGGGACATATTGAACAGGAAAACAATGCAACGTCCCTTGAAGAAGAAGGGTGTGGAAAGCGCCTCGAGTATTCCATATCTCCTGAAAAGCTCCTTGAACATATCCATCAGTTGATCGAAGATGATGCATATAAAGATAAAACACAGTATTTACGCAGTCTTTCACATGCTCTTAATGGACCTGAAACTATTACAGAAATGCTTGGATCAAAACATATGAACCAGAACTCACAAAAGAATATATAA
- a CDS encoding phosphatase PAP2 family protein: MSSRNEESNIIDTTGYDLDKGTTKQKWKKILHDWAEDHPLISNYQPYTIAATIIFGLMTLQINIEQYIGLNPSLNYADVMVMIEGNAVTYIQAFANPWLTYFSAFIYMIGFSVLLIGTFLIFLYKKDAKGLQEFSIAFTLIYLVAYPFYILFPVSVTSNTLPNMAPLLYGLDPSIVKIMHICDPTLDNCFPSLHTALSLMTMLIVLARTKNYGLKALAVFTTISIQFTILYLGIHWITDLIGGIMLAFTSYYIATRYRELIVTRSSKLITVRFENKDGKRS, from the coding sequence ATGAGTTCCAGAAATGAAGAAAGCAACATCATTGATACAACTGGTTACGACCTCGATAAAGGAACTACTAAACAGAAGTGGAAGAAAATATTGCACGACTGGGCCGAGGATCACCCATTGATATCAAACTATCAGCCATACACAATTGCCGCAACTATCATATTCGGGCTTATGACCTTACAGATCAACATAGAACAATATATCGGACTTAATCCATCCCTGAACTATGCAGATGTTATGGTGATGATAGAGGGCAATGCTGTCACATACATACAGGCTTTTGCAAACCCCTGGCTCACGTATTTTTCAGCTTTTATATACATGATCGGGTTTTCAGTGCTATTAATAGGAACATTTCTCATATTCCTATACAAAAAGGATGCAAAAGGCCTTCAGGAATTCTCCATAGCGTTCACACTTATCTATCTGGTAGCATATCCTTTTTACATATTGTTCCCGGTATCTGTCACGAGCAACACCCTTCCGAACATGGCTCCTTTGCTTTACGGACTAGACCCTTCAATCGTTAAGATAATGCATATATGTGACCCGACCCTTGACAACTGCTTTCCCAGTCTGCACACTGCCCTATCCCTTATGACAATGCTTATTGTTTTGGCGAGGACAAAGAATTACGGATTAAAAGCATTAGCTGTCTTTACGACCATAAGCATCCAGTTCACCATCCTATATCTTGGCATCCACTGGATAACAGACCTGATAGGAGGTATAATGTTAGCATTCACAAGTTACTATATCGCAACAAGATATCGGGAACTTATCGTTACAAGATCCAGTAAATTAATAACAGTAAGATTTGAGAATAAGGATGGAAAACGATCATGA
- the amrS gene encoding AmmeMemoRadiSam system radical SAM enzyme: MSGNTTNKSQISGSKEAMFYEKLEGGNVRCNLCNHRCRISKGKTGICGVRENRDGTLYSLIYAMVSSEAVDPIEKKPLFHFNPGSLVYSLGTIGCNFRCKHCQNWIISQVGLDEANSIEITPEQAVERALATGCRSIAWTYNEPTIWYEYTYDSAKLAKEAGLDTVYVTNGYITPEALEHISPYLDAFRVDIKAFSEKFYKEVVGARLAPVLESAKLAKELGMHVEVVNLVIPTLNDSEDELRELSKWVFENLGENTPVHFTRFQPYYKMNHLPPTPVETLEKAHQIALDAGLKYVYIGNVFGHEYEITFCPSCGKPVIVRGVFDVQDQALTPDNKCRNCGAPISIYGKYYGD; the protein is encoded by the coding sequence GTGTCAGGGAATACAACAAACAAAAGTCAAATATCCGGGTCAAAAGAAGCAATGTTCTATGAAAAGCTGGAAGGCGGGAACGTACGTTGCAATCTGTGTAATCATCGTTGCAGGATATCTAAGGGCAAGACCGGTATTTGCGGGGTGCGTGAAAATCGCGATGGTACTCTTTATTCTTTGATCTATGCTATGGTTTCCAGTGAAGCTGTCGATCCGATCGAGAAAAAACCACTGTTCCATTTCAATCCAGGTTCGTTAGTTTATTCTTTGGGGACAATTGGGTGCAATTTCAGATGCAAACACTGTCAGAACTGGATAATTTCACAGGTTGGTCTTGATGAAGCAAATTCAATTGAAATAACTCCCGAACAAGCCGTAGAGCGGGCTCTAGCCACAGGATGTCGGTCGATAGCATGGACGTATAATGAGCCTACTATATGGTATGAATATACCTATGATTCTGCAAAACTTGCAAAAGAAGCTGGGCTGGACACGGTATATGTGACAAACGGCTACATCACACCTGAGGCACTGGAACACATATCTCCTTATCTTGATGCTTTCAGGGTGGACATCAAGGCTTTTTCGGAAAAATTCTATAAGGAAGTCGTGGGTGCCCGGCTTGCCCCTGTTCTGGAATCTGCAAAGCTTGCAAAGGAGCTTGGGATGCATGTTGAGGTAGTCAACCTTGTCATTCCCACGTTAAATGACTCTGAGGATGAGTTGCGTGAACTTTCCAAATGGGTGTTTGAGAATTTGGGTGAGAATACACCTGTTCATTTCACAAGGTTCCAGCCATACTACAAAATGAATCATCTTCCTCCGACTCCGGTCGAGACTCTCGAAAAGGCACACCAGATAGCATTAGATGCTGGATTGAAGTATGTCTATATAGGAAATGTGTTCGGGCATGAATATGAGATCACTTTTTGTCCTTCTTGTGGAAAACCGGTTATTGTGCGTGGTGTTTTTGATGTTCAGGATCAAGCTCTGACCCCTGATAATAAGTGCCGCAATTGTGGGGCACCTATAAGCATTTATGGTAAATATTATGGAGATTGA
- a CDS encoding AI-2E family transporter: protein MIKKRTVKLALALLSIIVLAVVLSYALLPYINAFLGAFILYVIFKPVYILLTERLKLKENISAILVMILSMILVVLPIYYMFTLIIGEIEMVITNIITNLSYVDITNYFDIVKNIDYINEIAPDIDIQGKIVTLISTLGSYLSKHLIGAVQNISGLLISVIIMFFLLYYLFTSTNTNISNQLQDLIPFNKKNTNKLLTEIKNIIHSTLIATLLIAVLQGTIIGITFYAVGINGVALWAAVTTVLSFLPVVGAPLVWAPAVLFKLITQDYVAAIVILVAGIILSNIDNVLRPYIQKKVGAMHPFVSLLGIFVGIYLFGLVGIVVGPLLISSFLLILKMFNEEYIQN from the coding sequence ATGATAAAGAAAAGAACGGTAAAATTGGCTTTAGCCCTTCTCAGCATCATTGTTCTTGCGGTTGTATTGAGTTATGCACTATTGCCTTATATTAACGCATTTCTAGGAGCATTTATCCTCTATGTCATATTCAAACCAGTCTATATTCTACTTACAGAACGCCTCAAACTGAAAGAGAATATATCCGCAATCTTGGTAATGATACTTTCAATGATACTGGTAGTATTACCCATATACTACATGTTCACCCTTATAATAGGGGAAATTGAAATGGTAATAACCAATATTATCACAAATCTCAGTTATGTGGATATCACGAATTATTTTGACATCGTGAAAAATATTGACTACATAAATGAGATCGCACCTGACATTGATATACAAGGCAAGATAGTCACACTCATATCCACCCTCGGCTCATACCTTAGCAAACATCTCATAGGAGCAGTACAAAACATCAGCGGACTTCTGATATCCGTCATAATTATGTTTTTTTTGCTATATTATCTGTTCACTTCCACCAATACCAATATTAGCAACCAACTGCAGGACCTAATACCCTTTAACAAAAAAAATACAAATAAGCTTCTGACCGAAATAAAAAATATAATCCATTCCACACTGATTGCCACACTTTTAATAGCTGTTCTTCAAGGGACGATCATAGGTATCACATTCTATGCCGTAGGCATAAACGGTGTAGCCCTTTGGGCAGCTGTCACTACAGTACTGTCATTCTTGCCAGTCGTTGGCGCTCCTCTTGTCTGGGCACCAGCCGTCCTGTTCAAGCTCATAACACAAGATTATGTTGCAGCCATAGTGATCCTTGTAGCAGGAATAATCCTCAGCAACATTGACAATGTGTTAAGACCTTACATACAGAAGAAAGTAGGCGCAATGCATCCCTTTGTATCATTGCTCGGTATCTTTGTCGGTATCTACCTCTTTGGACTAGTAGGCATTGTTGTAGGACCACTCTTAATATCATCATTCCTTTTAATATTGAAAATGTTCAATGAAGAATATATTCAGAATTGA
- a CDS encoding DUF2209 domain-containing protein: MFPIIAVDISGRHKIKDGYYMVCAAVALEVSASHIESISQVAIKPFLSHDPLAVLDIVRIIEVTVSEIAFPGTIVVEKGDLYNQPEWLSKNMFSRDIKYQESLSEMLAIEFAHYVSLSSRKLLMKELDIE, from the coding sequence ATGTTTCCTATTATAGCAGTCGATATCTCTGGAAGGCATAAGATAAAAGATGGATATTATATGGTCTGTGCTGCGGTTGCTCTGGAGGTTTCCGCCAGTCATATCGAATCAATTTCACAGGTGGCAATTAAGCCATTTTTAAGTCATGATCCTCTTGCTGTACTTGATATAGTACGTATTATCGAAGTAACTGTTTCAGAGATAGCTTTCCCTGGAACTATTGTTGTTGAGAAGGGTGATCTGTATAATCAGCCGGAATGGTTGTCCAAGAACATGTTCTCGCGTGACATCAAATATCAGGAATCTTTGAGTGAAATGCTGGCAATAGAGTTTGCACATTATGTTTCTTTAAGTTCCAGAAAACTTCTTATGAAAGAGCTTGATATTGAGTGA